ATCGCCGTCCACGAGGCCGGCCACGCCCTGACCGCGGCGCTGCAGCCGGAGGCCGACCCCGTCAGCAAGGTCACCATCATGCCCACGCGCAAGGCGCTGGGGAACACGCAACAGCTGCCGCTCGAGGACCAGCGCCTGCACGCGGAGTCGTACCTCGACGCCAAGCTCACGGTCTTGCTGGGGGGCCGCGCTGCCGAGCACCTCGTACTGGGGGAAGGCTCGACCGGCGGCGCCCAGGACCTGCGGGGCGCGACCGCGCTGGCGATGAAGATGGTGTCGGAGTTCGGACTGTCCCCCCGCCTGGGACCGGTCGGCTGGGCATCGCAGAACGGCGAGTACGTCCCGGTCCCACTGCGGCAGCGTCCGTACGCGGAGGCCACCGGCGAGCTGATCGACGACGAGGTCCGGCGACTGGTCGGCGAGGCCGAGGACAACGCGACGCGGATGCTGCAGGCGCACCGCGACGCTCTGGACGAGCTCGTCTCACGCTTGCTCGAGGACGAGACGGTCGACGGCGACTTCGTGTACGAGCTCGTCGGACGCCAGGTCCCGCAGCGGTCCGAGTAGGGTCCCCCGGGACCGATCGAGGAGGGGCCCCCGTGGGCGAGACGCACGTCGGACCGGCGACCGGGATCGCCGCAAAGTCGGTGACCGGAGCCGGGGGGTGGGCCGTCGGGCGCGACGCCGAGGGCGAGACGTTCGCCGTCTCGCGGCGCTGCCGCCACCTGTACGCCGATCTGGCGCAGGGCAACATCGCTGCCGACGGCTGTCTCGTGTGTCCGTGGCACGCCTCGAAGTACGACGTCAGCACGGGGCGGATGGTGCGGGGCCCTCAGGGGGTCTTCGCCAAGGTCCCCGGTCTCGGCGCAGCGTTCCGAGCCCTCAGCCGCGTCGTTCCGCTCCGGCGCGGTGAGGTCGTCGAGCGCGAGGGCGAGCTGTACGTCCGCTGACGCCCGCTACGACGCTGCGGCCTCGGGTGGTTGGGGCTTGGACTGACCCCGTTGCCGGCGAGACGTCTCGGGGTACGCGATGCGTGGGTGGTAGATACCGACCAGCGCCTCGACGATCGAATCGCGTACGTGCTGCAGCTCGGCGAAGGTGAGGTCGGCCTCGACCAGCTGATGGTCCTCGATGCGTTCGTCGAACAGGCCGTCGACGGTGTCCTCGATCTCCTCGCGGGACAGGGTCCCTCGATCCATCGCCATCGACCGTGTCGTGGCTTCGCAGGAATCGGCGAGGAACAGCACCGCCGCTTCCTTGCGCCTGGGCTTGGTCCCCTTGTAGCGGAAGTGGGCCTCGTCGACCTCGGCGCCGTGCTCACCGGCCCGCTGCACCGCCTCGTTGTAGAAGTACTTCACCAGCGTGGTGCCATGGTGCGCCCCGATCGCCGCGACGACATCGGGCGGGAGGCGGTACTGCCTGGCCATCTCCACCCCGTCGACCACGTGGTTCTGGATGATGATGGCGGAGACCTCGGGCTCGATCTCGTCGTGCGGGTTGGGGATCCCCTGCTGGTTCTCGATGAAGAAGTGAGGACGTCGGACCTTGCCGATGTCGTGGTAGAGCGCGGCCACCGACCCCAGGAGCGCGTTGGCGCCGATCGTCCGGCACGCCCGCTCCACCAGGGTGGCCGTCATCACCGAGTGGTTGTAGGAGCCCAGCGCCTTGTGCTCGAGCTCACGGAGCAAGGGGTGGTTGCGG
This DNA window, taken from Actinomycetota bacterium, encodes the following:
- a CDS encoding Rieske (2Fe-2S) protein — protein: MGETHVGPATGIAAKSVTGAGGWAVGRDAEGETFAVSRRCRHLYADLAQGNIAADGCLVCPWHASKYDVSTGRMVRGPQGVFAKVPGLGAAFRALSRVVPLRRGEVVEREGELYVR